In the Kribbella sp. NBC_00482 genome, one interval contains:
- a CDS encoding acetyl/propionyl/methylcrotonyl-CoA carboxylase subunit alpha — translation MSDSLQITKVLVANRGEIAVRVVRAAADAGLGSVAVYADQDRDALFVRLADEAYALDGSTPADSYLNIAKILDVAARSGANAVHPGYGFLAENADFAQAVIDAGLIWIGPPPSAIDSLGDKVKARHIAEKVGAPQVPGTPDPVANADEVVAFAQEYGLPIAIKAAYGGGGRGMKVARTLEEVPELFESATREAVSAFGRGECFVERYLDKPRHVETQCLADAHGNVVVVSTRDCSLQRRYQKLVEEAPAPFLSPEQMELLYSSSKKILREAGYVGAGTCEFLVGQDGLISFLEVNTRLQVEHPVSEEVTGIDLVREMFRIANGEELGYDDPVVSGHSIEFRINAEDGGRGFLPAPGTLTRWHAPSGPGVRLDGGYDQGETVPGAFDSLVAKLIVTGRDRTQALERSRRALREFVVEGMPTVIPFHAAVVSDPAFVGTDGFKVHTRWIETEYDNQLTPYDGPTAEAAPDTEREKVTVEVGGKRLEVVLPAGLGAIGAAPAAGGSKKKPSRRAGGTKSSAASGDSLTSPMQGTIVKIAVEEGATVAEGDLIVVLEAMKMEQPLNAHKSGTVTGLSAEVGATVSAGAAICEIKD, via the coding sequence GTGTCCGACAGCTTGCAGATCACCAAGGTGCTCGTCGCCAACCGGGGCGAGATCGCCGTCCGGGTCGTCCGCGCCGCCGCCGACGCGGGGCTGGGCAGCGTCGCCGTGTACGCCGACCAGGACCGGGACGCGCTGTTCGTCCGGCTCGCCGACGAGGCCTACGCGCTGGACGGGTCGACACCGGCCGACTCCTACCTGAACATCGCCAAGATCCTGGACGTGGCGGCCCGCTCGGGTGCGAACGCCGTACATCCGGGTTACGGGTTCCTGGCCGAGAACGCCGACTTCGCGCAGGCGGTGATCGACGCCGGGCTGATCTGGATCGGGCCGCCGCCGTCGGCGATCGATTCGCTGGGCGACAAGGTCAAGGCGCGGCACATCGCGGAGAAGGTCGGCGCACCGCAGGTCCCCGGTACGCCGGATCCGGTGGCGAACGCTGATGAGGTGGTGGCGTTCGCCCAGGAGTACGGGCTGCCGATCGCGATCAAGGCGGCGTACGGCGGCGGCGGGCGCGGGATGAAGGTCGCGCGGACGCTGGAGGAAGTACCGGAGCTGTTCGAGTCGGCGACACGTGAGGCTGTCAGCGCCTTCGGGCGCGGCGAGTGCTTCGTCGAGCGGTACCTGGACAAGCCGCGGCACGTCGAGACCCAGTGCCTGGCCGATGCCCACGGCAACGTTGTCGTGGTGTCGACGCGGGACTGCTCGCTGCAGCGCCGGTACCAGAAGCTCGTCGAGGAGGCGCCGGCTCCGTTCCTGTCGCCCGAGCAGATGGAGCTGCTGTACTCGTCGTCGAAGAAGATCCTCCGCGAGGCCGGGTACGTCGGCGCCGGGACGTGCGAGTTCCTGGTCGGGCAGGACGGGCTGATCTCGTTCCTCGAGGTGAACACCCGGCTGCAGGTCGAGCACCCGGTCTCCGAGGAGGTCACCGGCATCGACCTGGTCCGGGAGATGTTCCGGATCGCCAACGGCGAAGAGCTCGGGTACGACGACCCGGTTGTCTCGGGGCACTCGATCGAGTTCCGGATCAACGCCGAGGACGGCGGTCGCGGGTTCCTGCCCGCTCCGGGAACGCTGACGCGCTGGCATGCGCCGTCGGGTCCGGGTGTCCGTCTCGACGGCGGGTACGACCAGGGCGAGACCGTGCCGGGTGCGTTCGACTCGCTGGTCGCGAAGCTGATCGTCACCGGGCGGGACCGGACGCAGGCGCTGGAGCGGTCGCGCCGGGCGCTGCGGGAGTTCGTCGTCGAGGGCATGCCGACGGTCATCCCGTTCCACGCCGCGGTCGTCTCCGATCCGGCGTTCGTCGGGACGGACGGGTTCAAGGTCCACACGCGCTGGATCGAGACCGAGTACGACAACCAGCTCACGCCGTACGACGGTCCGACGGCCGAGGCAGCGCCCGACACCGAGCGCGAGAAGGTGACCGTCGAGGTCGGGGGTAAGCGGCTCGAGGTAGTTCTTCCCGCCGGGCTCGGTGCGATCGGCGCCGCTCCTGCTGCGGGCGGGTCGAAGAAGAAGCCGTCGCGGCGGGCGGGCGGTACGAAGAGCTCGGCCGCGTCCGGTGATTCGCTGACGTCGCCGATGCAGGGCACGATCGTCAAGATCGCGGTCGAGGAAGGCGCGACGGTGGCCGAGGGCGACCTGATCGTGGTCCTCGAGGCGATGAAGATGGAGCAGCCCCTGAACGCCCACAAGTCCGGCACCGTCACCGGCCTCAGCGCAGAGGTAGGCGCCACAGTCTCAGCCGGCGCCGCCATCTGCGAGATCAAGGACTAA
- a CDS encoding Lrp/AsnC family transcriptional regulator, producing the protein MDRGLLAALQEDAGQSYAALGQAVGLSAGSAHERVRKLKASGVIRRTTIDVDPAAVGLGVLAFVLLESGAWMGDEATLEALRKIPAVEEAHIIAGPASVLVKVRTATTEGLQATLRALHQVDGVTSTQTVVVLETFFEGQPTVL; encoded by the coding sequence GTGGATCGTGGGTTACTGGCTGCGTTGCAGGAGGACGCCGGGCAGTCGTACGCCGCGCTCGGGCAGGCGGTCGGGCTCTCGGCCGGATCCGCCCACGAACGGGTCCGGAAACTGAAGGCGTCCGGCGTGATCCGGCGTACGACGATCGACGTCGACCCGGCCGCGGTCGGGCTCGGCGTACTGGCGTTCGTGCTGCTCGAGTCGGGCGCCTGGATGGGCGACGAGGCGACCCTGGAGGCGTTGCGGAAGATCCCCGCCGTCGAGGAGGCGCACATCATCGCCGGGCCGGCCTCGGTCCTGGTGAAGGTCCGCACGGCGACCACCGAGGGCCTGCAGGCGACCCTGCGCGCTCTCCATCAGGTGGACGGAGTGACCAGCACTCAGACGGTGGTGGTCCTCGAGACCTTCTTCGAAGGGCAACCCACCGTGCTGTGA
- a CDS encoding SMP-30/gluconolactonase/LRE family protein, with the protein MTITLNAAPRRLRAELVVLDERFSKIAGDEYLECLYDGGRWLEGPAYSPAWRCLVFSDIPNDRLLRWDELSGQVSVFRQPSGYVNGNTIDRAGRLISCSQGDRQVLRTEYDGSRTVLASHLGSSGSRRRLNSPNDVVERSDGSIWFTDPPYGITSSYEGHAAEQEIDGCHVYRIDPDGTLTVVADDFIRPNGLAFSRDESQLYVVDTPGKHIRRFDVDGDKLIGGEVFAPCEGGMFDGIRLDSTGRVWAATHEGVHCFDPDGTLIGKLLLPDVVSNLTFGGPKGNRLFITATTSVWSWLSTAQR; encoded by the coding sequence ATGACAATCACACTCAACGCCGCGCCGCGGCGGCTCCGGGCCGAACTCGTGGTGCTCGACGAGCGCTTCAGCAAGATCGCGGGCGACGAGTACCTCGAATGCCTGTACGACGGCGGCCGCTGGCTCGAAGGACCGGCGTACTCGCCGGCCTGGCGCTGCCTCGTCTTCAGCGACATCCCGAACGACCGGTTGCTCCGCTGGGACGAGCTCTCCGGTCAGGTCAGCGTGTTCCGCCAGCCGTCCGGCTACGTCAACGGCAACACCATCGACCGAGCCGGCCGCCTGATCAGTTGCTCGCAGGGCGATCGCCAGGTGCTGCGAACGGAGTACGACGGCAGCCGCACGGTCCTCGCCTCGCACCTCGGCAGTAGTGGGTCGAGACGGCGCCTGAACAGCCCGAACGACGTGGTCGAGCGCAGTGACGGGTCGATCTGGTTCACCGACCCGCCGTACGGGATCACCTCGAGCTACGAGGGGCATGCCGCCGAGCAGGAGATCGACGGCTGCCACGTCTACCGGATCGACCCCGACGGCACGCTGACCGTCGTCGCGGACGACTTCATCCGCCCGAACGGCCTCGCGTTCTCTCGCGACGAGAGCCAGTTGTACGTCGTCGACACCCCGGGCAAGCACATCCGCCGGTTCGACGTCGACGGCGACAAGCTCATCGGCGGCGAGGTGTTCGCGCCGTGCGAGGGCGGGATGTTCGACGGCATCCGGCTGGACAGCACCGGCCGGGTCTGGGCGGCGACGCACGAAGGCGTGCACTGCTTCGACCCGGACGGCACGCTGATCGGCAAGCTGCTGCTGCCGGACGTGGTGTCCAACCTGACCTTCGGCGGCCCGAAGGGCAACCGCCTGTTCATCACCGCGACCACCTCGGTGTGGTCCTGGCTCTCGACCGCTCAGCGGTAA